The Desulfovibrionales bacterium genome window below encodes:
- the nrdR gene encoding transcriptional regulator NrdR codes for MKCPFCGHAEDKVIDSRVSKDNLVIRRRRECFRCQSRFTTYERVEEFMPLVVKKDGRREPFNRTKVVEGLKKACEKRPISINLIEEFVDGLEKTLQEMGEKEIPCSVIGEKVMAKLREWDEVAYVRFASVYKQFKDLDEFMTELKGLLATREEKEEK; via the coding sequence ATGAAATGCCCCTTTTGTGGACACGCGGAAGACAAGGTAATCGACTCCCGGGTCAGCAAGGATAATCTGGTTATCAGACGCCGCAGGGAGTGTTTTCGCTGCCAGAGCCGGTTTACCACCTATGAGCGGGTTGAGGAATTCATGCCCCTTGTAGTAAAGAAAGACGGGCGGCGGGAGCCTTTTAATCGTACGAAGGTTGTCGAAGGACTGAAAAAAGCCTGTGAGAAAAGGCCGATCAGCATTAATCTAATCGAAGAATTTGTGGATGGCCTGGAAAAAACCTTGCAGGAAATGGGGGAGAAAGAGATCCCATGCTCGGTTATTGGAGAAAAAGTCATGGCCAAATTGCGCGAATGGGATGAGGTGGCATACGTTCGATTTGCCTCGGTCTATAAGCAGTTTAAGGACTTGGACGAGTTTATGACCGAACTAAAGGGCTTGCTGGCTACCCGCGAGGAAAAAGAGGAAAAATAG